A window of Chloroflexota bacterium contains these coding sequences:
- a CDS encoding ASKHA domain-containing protein: MNGRRGPATHEIDFETLALRAQCREDQSLLEAARQVGLDLVSICGGQGTCHRCKLQVLTGRVSPITLGEQQSLSPQELANGYRLACQTRALGHCRINVPSESLTTLQRAQVEGLEVSVAVESPVKAYRLTLPSPLHSDPGARREVLLKGLLSQHQIVCNTVDVQAMQSLLEQPAPSGGQIQASVRGDEVVDLGHWPSPQLGLAIDLGTTKIAGYLLDLANGRTLASQGVPNPQAACGEDIITRIALAKESPSDGIRFHELAMEAMNGVAADLCTKAKVKPEDIVEAVVVGNTAMHHLVLRLPLGQLLQPPFTPTIKEALDIKARDLGLRVAPGAYVHFLPNVAGFVGADHVAMLLATGVWQSKGVIIALDIGTNTEVSLVSNGEIASASCASGPAFEGGHIKCGMKAAPGAIERLRLLDNRVEYQTIGGGLPTGICGSGIIDAVSQLYLAGVLDAAGRMHDHPLVRGTNGQREFVLVNEEERGGHPAITITQHDVREVQLAKGAILAGIQVLMQSKGIAEQGIEQVVIAGAFGSYLDLTSAVTIGMLPPLPLDRFRQVGNAAGMGAKMALISISKRLEAQTLARRIQYIELASAPGFMQTFAKATSIGFGI, encoded by the coding sequence GTGAACGGACGACGAGGCCCAGCAACGCATGAAATAGACTTCGAAACCCTGGCTCTGCGGGCACAGTGTCGCGAAGATCAATCGCTCCTGGAAGCCGCACGCCAAGTCGGTCTGGACCTGGTCAGCATCTGTGGTGGCCAGGGAACATGCCATCGATGCAAGCTACAGGTGCTGACCGGACGTGTCTCCCCTATCACCCTTGGTGAGCAGCAATCACTCTCTCCGCAGGAGTTGGCAAATGGCTATCGCCTTGCCTGCCAGACCCGCGCGCTTGGACACTGCAGGATCAATGTCCCATCAGAGTCCCTGACAACACTGCAGCGGGCGCAGGTGGAGGGGCTGGAGGTCTCCGTTGCCGTGGAGTCTCCCGTAAAGGCCTATCGCCTCACTTTGCCATCTCCGCTTCATTCAGACCCTGGTGCCAGAAGAGAGGTTCTGCTGAAGGGCCTATTGAGTCAACACCAGATCGTCTGCAATACCGTCGACGTTCAAGCCATGCAGAGCCTTTTGGAACAGCCCGCGCCATCGGGGGGACAGATTCAGGCTTCAGTGCGGGGCGATGAGGTGGTAGATTTGGGGCACTGGCCGAGCCCCCAGTTGGGATTGGCTATTGACCTTGGCACTACCAAGATTGCAGGGTACCTGCTTGATCTGGCTAATGGCCGCACGCTTGCCTCTCAAGGGGTTCCAAACCCGCAGGCGGCCTGCGGCGAGGACATCATCACTCGAATTGCACTTGCCAAGGAGTCACCATCCGATGGTATACGGTTCCACGAACTAGCCATGGAGGCAATGAATGGGGTGGCTGCTGATCTTTGCACAAAGGCCAAGGTCAAGCCAGAGGATATAGTCGAGGCAGTGGTAGTAGGCAATACTGCCATGCATCATCTGGTCTTGCGTCTGCCGTTAGGACAGTTGCTTCAGCCGCCTTTCACCCCAACCATAAAAGAGGCTCTGGACATTAAGGCCCGCGATCTGGGCCTTCGCGTTGCCCCCGGTGCTTATGTGCACTTCCTTCCCAACGTCGCTGGCTTTGTGGGTGCTGACCATGTGGCCATGCTATTGGCCACAGGGGTCTGGCAGTCGAAGGGAGTGATAATAGCGCTCGATATCGGCACTAACACTGAGGTGTCTCTCGTCAGCAATGGTGAGATAGCGAGTGCCTCCTGCGCCTCAGGCCCAGCTTTTGAAGGGGGCCACATCAAGTGCGGCATGAAGGCTGCCCCAGGGGCTATAGAGCGGCTGCGCCTGCTAGATAACAGAGTCGAATACCAGACCATCGGTGGAGGGCTGCCAACAGGGATTTGCGGATCGGGAATCATCGATGCTGTGAGCCAGCTTTATTTGGCTGGTGTACTGGATGCCGCTGGAAGAATGCACGATCATCCGTTGGTGCGAGGTACAAATGGCCAGCGCGAGTTCGTACTGGTGAATGAGGAGGAGCGTGGTGGGCACCCGGCGATTACTATAACCCAGCATGATGTAAGAGAGGTTCAGTTGGCCAAGGGGGCGATACTCGCAGGTATTCAAGTGCTAATGCAATCCAAGGGTATCGCCGAGCAGGGTATCGAACAGGTGGTTATCGCCGGTGCCTTCGGAAGTTACCTGGATCTGACCAGCGCAGTGACAATTGGTATGCTGCCACCGCTGCCCCTCGACCGTTTTCGACAGGTGGGAAATGCCGCTGGCATGGGGGCCAAGATGGCCCTCATCTCCATCAGCAAGCGTCTTGAGGCACAAACCCTGGCCCGCAGAATTCAGTATATTGAACTGGCCAGTGCTCCAGGGTTCATGCAGACCTTCGCCAAAGCGACCTCCATTGGATTTGGAATATGA
- a CDS encoding transposase: MALREGNRQQMEMMPPSIEQYIPDDTPVRVYDAFVEAMDLKDLGIDINPSKEGNPCYDPRAMLKLLVYGYSYGVRSSRKALKKALGQCVNMCMKLDLIAGNVLFVDGSKIRANASIKNTWSVEKCRKVLRKAERRIEEIISESEAIDKEEEGMPSLVSVNKELADAQVLKERISQIMEELRESGKPVVNTVDKECTRTNSVQGTHAGYNAQVVVDDGNGLIVSCDAVGANNDILPDASVGVSQ; encoded by the coding sequence ATGGCACTACGAGAGGGCAACCGGCAGCAGATGGAGATGATGCCACCCAGCATTGAGCAGTACATACCCGATGATACTCCGGTAAGGGTATATGATGCCTTTGTGGAAGCCATGGATTTGAAAGACCTGGGGATCGATATCAATCCCTCGAAGGAAGGTAACCCCTGCTACGATCCGCGAGCGATGCTGAAGCTTCTCGTCTACGGCTACTCTTATGGTGTTCGAAGCTCACGCAAGGCTCTCAAGAAGGCTCTGGGGCAGTGCGTCAATATGTGTATGAAGCTTGACCTGATAGCGGGGAATGTACTGTTTGTGGATGGAAGCAAGATACGGGCCAATGCCTCAATCAAGAATACCTGGTCGGTGGAGAAGTGCCGCAAGGTACTCAGAAAGGCCGAGCGAAGGATAGAGGAGATCATTTCGGAGTCCGAGGCTATTGATAAAGAGGAGGAGGGCATGCCTTCTCTGGTATCGGTGAATAAGGAACTTGCCGATGCTCAGGTTCTGAAGGAACGAATCAGCCAGATAATGGAGGAGTTGAGAGAGAGCGGGAAGCCGGTCGTCAACACTGTGGACAAGGAGTGCACCCGGACCAACAGCGTACAGGGGACTCATGCGGGCTACAATGCACAAGTGGTCGTGGATGACGGTAACGGACTGATAGTGAGCTGCGATGCGGTAGGTGCCAATAATGACATTCTCCCCGACGCAAGCGTCGGGGTATCACAGTAA
- a CDS encoding cobalamin-dependent protein (Presence of a B(12) (cobalamin)-binding domain implies dependence on cobalamin itself, in one of its several forms, or in some unusual lineages, dependence on a cobalamin-like analog.), with translation MSNDTIDQLRDGLLALDMDAALKATNSVIKLQNKSEVKEAVDAVTQALQVVGKRFQEGEWFLAELVYAGEIAKEVMNLLSPLMQAELSQSRGTIVIGTVANDLHDLGKNIFINYARSAGFKVIDLGVNVPTEKFVNAVKEHKPLALGMSCLLTSTEGELGKVIQELKGQNMREKVKVIIGGAALSERVARDISADAFAPDAITGIDIIKGWSTSK, from the coding sequence ATGTCAAACGACACCATCGATCAATTGAGGGACGGCCTGCTGGCGCTGGATATGGACGCGGCGCTCAAGGCAACTAATTCAGTCATCAAGCTGCAGAACAAGTCCGAAGTCAAAGAAGCTGTCGATGCTGTTACCCAGGCTTTGCAGGTTGTGGGAAAAAGGTTCCAAGAAGGAGAATGGTTTCTCGCTGAGCTGGTCTATGCTGGTGAGATTGCCAAAGAGGTTATGAATCTGCTGTCGCCATTGATGCAGGCCGAATTGTCTCAATCACGGGGGACCATTGTCATTGGCACAGTGGCTAATGATTTGCATGATCTGGGCAAGAACATCTTCATAAACTATGCCAGGAGTGCCGGCTTCAAGGTGATCGACCTCGGAGTTAACGTGCCGACAGAGAAATTCGTCAATGCCGTCAAGGAGCATAAGCCTCTCGCTTTGGGAATGTCATGCCTCCTGACTTCTACCGAGGGAGAACTAGGGAAAGTCATTCAAGAGCTGAAGGGACAGAACATGAGGGAGAAGGTCAAGGTGATCATCGGTGGGGCAGCGCTCTCGGAAAGAGTTGCCAGGGACATATCAGCGGATGCCTTTGCCCCAGATGCCATCACCGGCATCGATATCATCAAGGGATGGAGCACCTCAAAATGA